From the Companilactobacillus ginsenosidimutans genome, the window CCTCGTAACGAGTGTGTTGAGTAATGGCATCTTCAGACGTGGTATCTTTAGTCCCCAAGCCACCAATATCATCCCTATTCTCAACAGTAGTTTTCCTAGAATCCATCCAATAAGTCTTAGCTTGTGGAATCAAAATATCAAAACCACCGTCGAAATATTTTTGGAACTTATTTGTTGCAAGGTCAACTAAGTTTGTTCCATATAATCCAACTTGATTGTTGTCATAACCACCCTCACCAGCACCGTGAAGCCAAATAACCAAGGCATGCTTTTGCTCATTTTTAGGTGAATAAGTTGTGTAATTCATATACTGTGTTCCAAAATGTTTGTCCTGGTAAGTAAATGAACGCTCTGGCGAGAAAACTTTTGCCTGCGGAGCTTTAACTTGGGTGTCAGTTTGGATTGGTGCAATATCATCAATCACTTGTCCCGACTGTGTATAAAGCTTGTGTTCCTGAGTGATTTGGTACTGCATTTTCACTGGAATGCTTAATCCGGAGTCATTCCTATACGACAGAGCTCTGGCAACATTCAAGGTTGGATGCACAGTCATGTTTAACGTTATAAATCTGCTACTAGTGGAATCAACTTTTTTTCCATCAATATCTGATAAATAAGCTTTCGTGACTGTTCTTGGGGTACTGTCAATATACTCGTTGCTGTTGCTAACACTGAACGTTTTTGCGTTTAAATCTGTCCCCTTGATTGGTTGATTAACTCGTATCACCAC encodes:
- a CDS encoding prolyl oligopeptidase family serine peptidase, with the translated sequence MHKMGRLFAWLTFVIALVCGAQLVTNTATVHAQLINSDYLMIEHAYDWGPAVDQVVIRVNQPIKGTDLNAKTFSVSNSNEYIDSTPRTVTKAYLSDIDGKKVDSTSSRFITLNMTVHPTLNVARALSYRNDSGLSIPVKMQYQITQEHKLYTQSGQVIDDIAPIQTDTQVKAPQAKVFSPERSFTYQDKHFGTQYMNYTTYSPKNEQKHALVIWLHGAGEGGYDNNQVGLYGTNLVDLATNKFQKYFDGGFDILIPQAKTYWMDSRKTTVENRDDIGGLGTKDTTSEDAITQHTRYEDALDALIQDYLASHPKVDRSRIYIGGCSNGGYLAMRMLVKDPSKYSAVFPICEGYLDKNISDSDISAIKDTPIWFTQSAGDKVIDSQQNGIPTYKRLVAADAKNVHFTLLNGVYDETGQFKDLDTGKPYQYNDHFSWLNVLDDYPATEFDGTQTKNSNGTDTTVFSWLAKQHKVTSWK